One stretch of Pseudoxanthomonas sp. Root65 DNA includes these proteins:
- the arsJ gene encoding organoarsenical effux MFS transporter ArsJ gives MLARLSADVRQYLLITGNYWAFTLTDGALRMLVVLHFHQLGYSPLQIAMLFLFYEVFGVITNLVGGWLGARIGLNRTMNIGLAMQVIALSMLLVPAVWLTVPWVMAAQALSGVAKDLNKMSAKSSIKLLVPGEQQGTLYRWVAALTGSKNALKGIGFFLGGALLTTLGFATAVAVMAGALLLVWMLSLVLLKRDLGKAKAKPKFRDIFSKSRAINLLSAARMCLFGARDVWFVVALPVFLAATLGWDFWQVGGFLAAWIIGYGVVQSFAPYLTGRKVGKVPDGRAATGWAFVLAAVPAVMAALLAYGTSPSGVLVIGLTVFGVLFALNSALHSYLIVSYANEDGVSLDVGFYYMANAMGRLLGTVLSGWVFQTWGLTACLAISASLILLAAVVSLALPAASRAPGHPDGAT, from the coding sequence ATGCTCGCGCGCCTGTCGGCCGATGTCCGCCAGTACCTGCTGATCACCGGCAACTACTGGGCCTTCACCCTGACCGATGGCGCGCTGCGCATGCTGGTGGTGCTGCACTTCCACCAGCTGGGCTACAGCCCGCTGCAGATCGCGATGCTGTTCCTGTTCTACGAAGTCTTCGGCGTCATCACCAACCTGGTCGGCGGCTGGCTGGGCGCCCGGATCGGGCTCAACCGGACCATGAACATCGGGCTGGCCATGCAGGTCATCGCGCTGTCCATGCTGCTGGTGCCGGCGGTGTGGCTGACGGTGCCGTGGGTGATGGCGGCGCAGGCGCTGTCCGGCGTCGCCAAGGACCTCAACAAGATGAGCGCCAAGAGCAGCATCAAGCTGCTGGTGCCGGGCGAGCAACAGGGCACGCTGTACCGGTGGGTGGCGGCGCTGACGGGATCGAAGAACGCGCTGAAGGGCATCGGCTTCTTCCTCGGCGGCGCGCTGTTGACCACGCTCGGCTTTGCGACCGCGGTGGCCGTGATGGCCGGCGCGCTGCTGCTGGTATGGATGCTCAGTCTGGTGCTGCTGAAGCGCGACCTGGGCAAGGCGAAGGCCAAGCCGAAATTCCGCGACATCTTTTCCAAGAGCCGCGCCATCAACCTGCTGTCGGCGGCGCGCATGTGCCTGTTCGGTGCGCGCGATGTCTGGTTCGTGGTCGCGCTGCCGGTATTCCTGGCCGCCACGCTCGGATGGGATTTCTGGCAGGTCGGCGGCTTCCTCGCCGCGTGGATCATCGGCTACGGCGTGGTGCAGTCGTTCGCGCCCTACCTGACCGGCCGGAAGGTGGGCAAGGTACCCGACGGTCGTGCGGCGACCGGGTGGGCGTTCGTCCTGGCCGCGGTTCCCGCCGTGATGGCGGCGCTGCTTGCCTACGGCACCTCGCCCAGCGGGGTGCTGGTGATCGGGCTGACGGTGTTCGGCGTGCTGTTCGCGCTCAACTCCGCCCTGCACAGCTACCTGATCGTCAGCTACGCCAACGAGGACGGCGTGTCGCTCGACGTCGGGTTCTACTACATGGCCAACGCGATGGGCCGCCTGCTGGGCACCGTGCTGTCGGGCTGGGTCTTCCAGACGTGGGGCCTCACGGCGTGCCTGGCGATCTCCGCGTCGCTGATCCTGCTGGCGGCAGTCGTGTCCCTGGCGCTGCCCGCGGCCTCGCGCGCGCCGGGCCACCCCGATGGAGCGACGTAG
- a CDS encoding ArsJ-associated glyceraldehyde-3-phosphate dehydrogenase — MTLRVGINGFGRMGRLTLRAAWEHPDLQFVQINDPAGDAATLAHLLAFDSIHGRWDRDIHADGDALVIEGKRIPVTRNTEIAATDWSGCDVVIESSGKFRKPDVLQPYLDQGVKRVVVTAPVKSPGVLDVVVGVNHHRFDPAQHRIVSAASCTTNCFAPVVKVIHEGIGIRHGSLTTLHSLTNTQVIVDAPHKDLRRARACGSSLIPTSTGSATAIAEIFPELKGRLNGHAVRVPLTNASLTDCVFEVERATTVEEVNALLQRAAEGELAGILGYEARPLVSIDYRTDPRSSIIDALSTMVINGTQVKLYAWYDNEWGYVNRTAELVQLVGKAG; from the coding sequence ATGACCCTCCGCGTTGGCATCAACGGCTTCGGCCGCATGGGCCGCCTCACCCTGCGTGCGGCCTGGGAACATCCCGACCTCCAGTTCGTCCAGATCAACGACCCCGCAGGCGACGCCGCCACGCTGGCGCACCTGCTGGCATTCGATTCGATCCACGGCCGCTGGGACCGCGACATCCACGCCGACGGCGACGCACTGGTGATCGAGGGCAAACGCATCCCGGTGACACGGAACACGGAGATCGCGGCCACCGACTGGTCCGGCTGCGACGTGGTCATCGAGTCATCCGGCAAGTTCCGCAAGCCGGACGTGCTGCAGCCTTATCTGGACCAGGGCGTGAAACGCGTCGTCGTGACGGCGCCGGTGAAGTCGCCCGGCGTGCTCGATGTGGTGGTCGGCGTGAACCATCACCGCTTCGATCCGGCGCAGCATCGCATCGTCTCCGCCGCCTCGTGCACGACCAACTGCTTCGCGCCGGTGGTCAAGGTGATCCACGAAGGCATCGGCATCCGCCACGGCAGCCTCACCACCCTCCACAGCCTGACCAATACGCAGGTGATCGTGGACGCGCCGCACAAGGACCTGCGCCGGGCACGCGCGTGCGGCAGCAGCCTGATCCCGACCTCGACCGGCTCGGCCACCGCCATTGCCGAGATCTTTCCCGAGTTGAAGGGTCGCTTGAACGGTCACGCCGTGCGCGTGCCGCTGACCAATGCGTCGCTGACCGACTGCGTGTTCGAAGTGGAACGTGCGACCACGGTGGAGGAAGTGAACGCGCTGCTGCAGCGCGCGGCCGAGGGCGAACTGGCCGGCATCCTCGGCTACGAGGCACGTCCGCTGGTGTCCATCGACTACCGCACCGACCCGCGCTCCAGCATCATCGATGCGCTGTCCACCATGGTGATCAACGGCACGCAGGTGAAGCTGTACGCCTGGTACGACAACGAGTGGGGCTACGTGAACCGTACCGCCGAACTCGTGCAGCTGGTCGGCAAGGCGGGCTGA
- a CDS encoding arsenate reductase ArsC, whose protein sequence is MDRPYNLLFLCTGNSARSILAEALANQVAKSRFRAYSAGSHPRGRVHPMALQVLDEAGIATDGLRSKPWDEFATPDAPPMDLIITVCDKAAGEACPLWPGHPVTAHWGIEDPASVAGSQEQVHKAFGKALQLLQHRLSLLMALQPEALDRLALETRVREIGTAS, encoded by the coding sequence ATGGACCGCCCCTACAACCTGCTGTTCCTGTGCACGGGAAATTCCGCCCGCAGCATCCTGGCCGAAGCCCTGGCCAACCAAGTGGCCAAGAGCCGCTTCCGCGCCTACAGCGCGGGCAGCCATCCGCGCGGGCGCGTACACCCGATGGCATTGCAGGTGCTGGACGAAGCGGGCATCGCGACGGACGGCTTGCGCAGCAAGCCCTGGGACGAATTCGCCACGCCGGATGCGCCGCCGATGGACCTGATCATCACCGTCTGCGACAAGGCCGCCGGTGAGGCGTGTCCGCTCTGGCCCGGCCATCCGGTGACCGCGCACTGGGGCATCGAAGATCCCGCCTCCGTGGCCGGCTCGCAGGAGCAGGTGCACAAGGCCTTCGGCAAGGCGCTCCAGTTGCTCCAGCATCGCCTGTCGTTGCTGATGGCGCTGCAACCGGAGGCGCTGGACCGCCTGGCACTGGAAACCCGGGTCCGCGAGATCGGCACGGCGTCGTGA
- the arsB gene encoding ACR3 family arsenite efflux transporter, whose amino-acid sequence MGAFERHLTLWVVLCIGVGTGLGYLVPAAFETLGALEVAKVNLPVALLIWLMIIPMLLKIDFAAMGEVRQHWKGIGVTVFVNWAIKPFSMALLAWIFIRHVFADHLPAAQIDSYVAGLILLAAAPCTAMVFVWSHLCDGEPRFTLSQVALNDAIMVVAFAPIVGLLLGISSITVPWSTLLISVGLYIVVPVIVALLVRRWVLRTGGDASLQALLKRLGPVSLGALLVTLVLLFGFQGRQIVDQPLIIALLAVPILIQVYLNAGVSYWLNRKLGVAHCVAGPSALIGASNFFELAVATAIGVFGVHSGAALATVVGVLVEVPVMLSVVRIVNASKPWYERRA is encoded by the coding sequence ATGGGCGCGTTCGAGCGCCACCTGACGCTGTGGGTCGTGCTCTGCATCGGGGTCGGCACCGGCCTGGGCTACCTCGTTCCGGCGGCCTTCGAAACGCTGGGCGCGCTCGAAGTCGCCAAGGTCAATCTGCCGGTCGCCCTGCTGATCTGGCTGATGATCATCCCGATGCTGCTGAAGATCGACTTCGCCGCGATGGGCGAGGTCCGGCAGCACTGGAAGGGCATCGGCGTCACGGTGTTCGTGAACTGGGCCATCAAACCGTTCTCGATGGCGCTGCTGGCGTGGATCTTCATCCGCCATGTCTTTGCCGACCATCTGCCGGCCGCGCAGATCGATTCCTACGTCGCCGGCCTGATCCTGCTGGCGGCGGCGCCGTGCACGGCGATGGTGTTCGTGTGGAGCCACCTCTGCGACGGCGAGCCGCGCTTCACCTTGAGCCAGGTGGCGTTGAACGACGCGATCATGGTGGTGGCGTTCGCACCGATCGTGGGGCTGTTGCTGGGCATCTCCTCCATCACGGTGCCCTGGTCGACGCTGCTGATCTCGGTGGGGCTGTACATCGTGGTGCCGGTGATCGTGGCGCTGCTGGTGCGGCGCTGGGTGCTGCGCACCGGCGGCGACGCGTCGCTGCAGGCGCTGCTGAAACGGCTGGGGCCGGTGTCGCTGGGCGCGCTGCTGGTGACACTGGTGCTGCTGTTCGGATTCCAGGGCCGACAGATCGTCGACCAGCCGCTGATCATCGCCCTGCTGGCGGTGCCGATCCTGATCCAGGTGTATCTCAACGCAGGCGTGTCGTACTGGCTCAATCGCAAGCTCGGCGTCGCGCACTGCGTGGCCGGCCCCTCGGCGCTGATCGGCGCCAGCAACTTCTTCGAGCTCGCGGTCGCTACCGCGATAGGCGTCTTCGGCGTGCACTCGGGTGCGGCACTGGCCACCGTCGTCGGTGTGCTGGTGGAAGTGCCGGTGATGTTGTCCGTCGTGCGCATCGTCAACGCGTCGAAGCCCTGGTACGAACGCCGCGCCTAA
- a CDS encoding metalloregulator ArsR/SmtB family transcription factor, translating to MEIKTATAALAALGQTTRLSVFRLLVEAGPEGRMVGEIAEALSLPGATLSFHLKELSNAGLIEGEQRGRYICYRADFGQMNELIEFLTHNCCGGKADKACLPAASKARKTRG from the coding sequence GCAACCGCCGCCCTGGCCGCCCTGGGTCAGACCACCCGCCTCTCCGTCTTCCGCCTGCTGGTCGAGGCAGGGCCCGAGGGCCGGATGGTCGGGGAGATCGCCGAAGCGCTGTCGCTTCCCGGCGCCACGCTGTCGTTCCATCTGAAGGAACTGAGCAATGCCGGTCTCATCGAAGGGGAACAGCGTGGCCGCTACATCTGTTACCGGGCGGACTTCGGGCAAATGAACGAGCTGATCGAATTCCTGACCCACAATTGCTGTGGCGGCAAGGCCGACAAGGCCTGCTTGCCCGCCGCGAGCAAGGCCAGGAAGACGCGCGGATGA